The region CCATCCGATGCTCTTCGGATTGATGGCCCTGCCAATGGCCGTGGCCCTCCTTTTGGGCTCGCCGACTTTTATCCTTTTCGTCGCTCCGGCGGAGGCGCTTTTCATTCTCATTATGATTTTGACCCTCGAAGAGCGGGAAGCGATCGCCAAATTCGGTGACGATTACCGCCGCTATCGCAGCCGCACTCCTCTGATCCCCCGTTCCCGGGAGTGCTGGCGCAAACTCTTCGGCAGAGCGGAGGAGCGCGAACGCCGATGAAGCCCCTGCTCCCCATTTACGGGGTACTGCCCGAGCTAAAAAGAGCGCTGAAAGCACACAATCGCGTCATCCTCCAGGCCGATCCCGGCGCGGGCAAGAGCACCATCGTACCCCTGGAGCTCCTGGATGAACCCTGGTTGGCGGGGAAAAAGATCCTGATGCTCGAACCCCGCCGCCTGGCGGCCAGGGCCGTGGCGACCCGTATGGCGGAGACGCTGAATGAAAAGGCAGGGCAGCGGGTGGGCTACCGAATGCGGGGAGAATCTTGCACCGGGCCCCGGACCAGCATCGAAGTGGTCACCGAGGGGATGCTTGTTCGCCTGATGCAAGAGGATCCGGCGCTCGAAGCGGTGGGGCTGCTGATCTTCGACGAGTTTCACGAGCGCTCCCTCAGCGCCGATCTGGGGCTGGCCCTGGCTCTGCAAAGCCAAGAACTCCTGCGGGAGGATCTGCGGATCTTGATCATGTCGGCCACCCTTCAGAGCGAAGAACTCCTCCATCTGCTCGGCCCCGAGACCCCCCTGGTCCGAAGCGAAGGGCGAAGCCACGAAGTGAGCCTGCATTACCTCGACGCTACCGCCCCCCTCGTCACCCCCGAGACCCTTCCCCGGCTTACCGCTGACACCGTCAAAAAAGCTCTGAGGAAGTATAAAGGCTCCCTCCTGACCTTTCTGCCGGGAGCCGGTGAGATCCACCGCTGTGCCCGGGCGCTGGAATCCCTCCCTGATGCGGTCGAAGTCTGCCCTCTCTACGGGGGGCTGAGCCCTGAACAACAACGCCAGGCGCTCCGGCCCGCCGCCGAGGGCCGACGCAAAGTGATCCTCGCTACCAACATCGCGGAGACCAGCCTCACCATCGACGGGATCCGCATCGTCGTCGACGGCGGCTATCGCCGGGAAGTCTTCTACGATACGACTCTGGGAATGGAGCGGATGCGCACCCGGCCCATCGCCGCCGATTCGGCCCGGCAGCGGGCGGGACGGGCGGGACGCACCGCTCCCGGTGTCTGCTACCGCCTCTGGCACCGACACAGAACCCTCCCGCCCCGCAGCACACCGGAGATCCTCCAGGCCGACTTGACCCCTCTATGCCTGGAGCTGGCCCGCTGGGGAGCCGAGGCGGAGGAGCTGGCCTGGATCGACTCCCCTTCGCCGGAACGTCTTGCGGAAGCGAACGCCCTGCTTCGCAGACTGGAGATGCTCGATGAAGAGGGGCGCATCACACCCCTCGGGGAGCGGGCCCTGAAGCTGGGGGAACACCCCCGCATCGCCCATATGCTCCTGCGGGCCGTAGAACTAGGCTTTGGGTATGAGGGGATCTTACTGACCCTCCTCTTGACGGAGCGCCCTTCTCTGGGCAAAGGCACGGATTTGCGCGAAACACTCGAAGCCCTCGACACGCTGCTCAGACGCGAAAGAAGCAGCCTGCTCCGGCGCCGCTACGAGAGTCTACTGCGGCTTCTGGACATCGAAGCCAAAGAGGCTCCCGATCTTGAGGCCACTGGAACCCTCTGCGCCCTGGCTTATCCAGAGCGGGTGGCTGCACGTCGGGAAGAGGGTGCGGGGGAGTATCTCAGCGCCGCGGGCCGGGGCCTGCGCCTCGATCCTGGTGATCCCCTGGCGCGCCATCCTCTCCTGGGATTAGCCGAAAGCAGCACAGTTGGGAAAAGCGGACGGATCCTCCGTGCGGCTCCCCTGAGCCTGGAGGAGCTGAAAACCCTCTACCCCGAAACCCTCAAGTGGGAAGAGGAACTCCGACTCGACGAAGCGAGCGGCCGTATCGAAGCGTGGGAGCGGCTGCGTTTCGGACGATTGGTCCTCGAAGAGAAACGCCTTCCCAAACCCGAATCCGAAAAAGCGGCGCCTCTTCTACTCCAGGAGATCCGGCGGCAAGGCATCTTAGCTCTCGCCCCGAGCCCCAAAGCCCGCCGGCTCATCGAGCGAGTCCGCTGTGCCGGGGAGCAATTGGGGGAAGCCTTCCCCGACTGGAGCGAAGAGGCGCTGCTGGACAATCTGGAAGAGTGGCTGCTGCCCTGGATGGAGGGGGTCACTTCTCTCGATGAGCTGAAAGCCTTGGATCTGAACGCCGCGTTGAAAGGCTATCTGGGCTGGGAACGGTTCCAGGAGCTGGAGAAGCTTTTGCCGGAATTTTGGACCCTTCCCACCGGCACCCGGGCCCCCGTCGACTACAGCGAGCCCAAGGCCCCCGCCCTGGAAGCGCGACTGCAGGAGCTGCTGGGAGAGACACAGACCCCACGAATCCTGGAGGGGAGTCTCCCCCTGACATTGCGGCTCCTCTCCCCCGCCGGGCGTCCCCTGGCCGTGACCCGGGATCTGGTCAACTTTTGGCAAGCGATCTATCCCGAAGTGCGCAAAGAGATGCGGGGGCGCTATCCCAAACACTACTGGCCCGAAGATCCCCTCAGCGCCCGGCCCACCCAAAAGAGCAAAAAGGCGATGGACCGCCAGGGGCTATAGCTCCACCACCGCCCCCACACCGCCGCGCAGACAATCCTCACCGAAGGCTTCCCTGAACATCGCCGTCGCCCGCTCGCCGGTGCAGTGAGTCGGACAGACCTGCCTCACCCCCAGGGCGATCAACCCTTCGATCACTTCGGCGATCTCCTCCTCGTCGCTGCGAAAGAGGTGAAAACCACCCATCAGTAAGGCCAGCGGCTCTTTGCAAAGCTCCGTCGCCCGCGCCACGATCTCCACGATCCCCGGATGGGCACAGCCGGTGAGAACCACGGGGCCTTTGTCGCTGTGGATGATCGCCGCCTGCTCTCCCACTTCTGACATAATGCCCGTCGATACCACGCCGTCGAAAAGCGGCTGAGGCTCTTCCCCCACCACCGTCACTCCGCCGCTCATCTTTTCCAAATCTTCGATCCAGTGTTTCGAGAGGCTCTCGGGCAGATAGAGGTGCAAGCCGGAATTGATCTCCAGGACCGAATCGATCCCGCCCACGTGATCCCAGTGGGGATGGGAGATCACCAGCGCCGCGGCACGGCTCAGATCGGCTCCCGCTTTTTGGGCGTTGGCCAGCAGCACCCGGCCGTTGCTCCCGGTATCGAAGAGCCAGGGAGCCTTCCCCTCATCCTCCACCCAACAGGCAAAGCCCCAGAGCGGCTGCATATCTTCCCGGAAAGGGACATTGTCGAAGAGGATCGTCAATTTCATTCTCTTTTCCTTTGGCATCGTTGATGATAAAAAGCATAGCACTTTTTACGCTTATTTGTTATGATCCTAAAAAAGCGAGAAAGGATCGGCGATGAATGTTCAGCAAAAGGTAACGGTGATCACACTGCTTCTGGGCGCTTGGCTTTTCGCCGCCTGCCCACCCTATTACGACTCCGTCCCCAAACACTCACCCGACTTCCGATATCAAAAAGGGGGCTGGGAGTTAAAGGTCTGGTATATGCAGAAAGGAACCCGAAGCGAAGGGAAATTCGGGCTCCTGACCCATAACGGTCAGGAAGTCTGCCCCCGCAGAGACGGGGATCTGATCGACACGCCCCTGGGGCGGCTCCACTTCAACGGCCACGGCCCGATCTGGAGTTTCCGGGGATGGAACTTTGCCAACGGCAGCAAAAACCCGCCCCCCAGCTGGCTTCTGGGCCGCAAAAACCTCACCGTCACCCCCGCGGACAACCGTTCCAAAAGTGCCCCGCCGAAAGAGAACGCCCAAAAACTCTGGAAAGACTTCCAAAAAAAAGACGATAGCAACCAATCTTGAGGGTCTCAAAAAACGTCGCAAACCGATTCATCACTTCAAAGGCGACAAAGCCCTCTACCCACTACCCACTATTCTCTACCCACTCCCTTCCCCAGATCGACGATCCAGGCCCCGGGAATCTTCCCGGCGATGAGATAACCGGCCAGATCGAACCAGCGCACCCCGCTGTCGAGGATCGCCGCGTCGGCGGTGACGACGATCCCATCACAGTGCTTCAGAAGGCTATCCACTCGATCCACCGCTCGTGCCTCCGCTTTGACACCCAGCTCCTCGGCGATACTTCGCACCAGGGCCGCCAGGCGGCCGCTGTTGGAGACGGGACGGTCGAAATACCAGAGGCTCTCCTTCACCCCCAGCTCCTGCAGTGTCTCCAGGCTCAGGCGGATCGCCTCTTCCGTCTCCGCCCTCAGGGCATAATTGCCATGCACCGCCGCCAGATCCCTTATCCGGCCGTCCACTCCCCGGATCAGCACCCCGCCCCCCAAGGCGGTCTCCAGCGTGATGAGGAGGTTGAATCCGTCGATGCAGACCCTAGAGCCTTTGAGCTCCTCCGGTGCCACCTGGCCCGGCCGATCGCTTCGGTCCCAGCTGGCGTGGCTCAGGGCCAGGCGCTCTCTGGCATTGAGCTGATAGCGGTTGCCCACGAGCTCCGACGCCGCTTTGGCCGAATAACCCCGGCGCAGCAGCCAGCTCAAATCCGCCACCGCCTCCCGCAGGCGTTTCAGCCGGGATGCGTCACGAAAGAGTACATCCTCCGGCGCCGGCCCCCGATGCTTTCTCATCCAGCCTCCATACTCAACAATCCAAAATCCAAAATCCAAAATTTATCATCTTCATTCCTTCCTCCCCCGGATCACTACAAAGGCCCCCTCCCCGTAACCGGGTTTCACCCCGCCTTCCATCTCATCCAGCCGAGGGCCGAAGAGGGTCTGCACCGCCTTGAGCTCCGAAAAGCCCGCCCGGCGCAAAAGCTCCGCCACCTCATCGGCACTGAAAAAGGTTGCCGGCGCGTAAAAACGGCTCTCATTCCGGTGCTTCAGATAGAATCGCCCCAGGGGAGTATCCCGGTCCACGAAGCCCACGATCACCCATCCACCGGGACGCAGAATCCGGTGAATCTCTTTGAGAGCTTTCAGAGGATCGTCCACGAAGCAGA is a window of Nitratifractor salsuginis DSM 16511 DNA encoding:
- the hrpB gene encoding ATP-dependent helicase HrpB gives rise to the protein MKPLLPIYGVLPELKRALKAHNRVILQADPGAGKSTIVPLELLDEPWLAGKKILMLEPRRLAARAVATRMAETLNEKAGQRVGYRMRGESCTGPRTSIEVVTEGMLVRLMQEDPALEAVGLLIFDEFHERSLSADLGLALALQSQELLREDLRILIMSATLQSEELLHLLGPETPLVRSEGRSHEVSLHYLDATAPLVTPETLPRLTADTVKKALRKYKGSLLTFLPGAGEIHRCARALESLPDAVEVCPLYGGLSPEQQRQALRPAAEGRRKVILATNIAETSLTIDGIRIVVDGGYRREVFYDTTLGMERMRTRPIAADSARQRAGRAGRTAPGVCYRLWHRHRTLPPRSTPEILQADLTPLCLELARWGAEAEELAWIDSPSPERLAEANALLRRLEMLDEEGRITPLGERALKLGEHPRIAHMLLRAVELGFGYEGILLTLLLTERPSLGKGTDLRETLEALDTLLRRERSSLLRRRYESLLRLLDIEAKEAPDLEATGTLCALAYPERVAARREEGAGEYLSAAGRGLRLDPGDPLARHPLLGLAESSTVGKSGRILRAAPLSLEELKTLYPETLKWEEELRLDEASGRIEAWERLRFGRLVLEEKRLPKPESEKAAPLLLQEIRRQGILALAPSPKARRLIERVRCAGEQLGEAFPDWSEEALLDNLEEWLLPWMEGVTSLDELKALDLNAALKGYLGWERFQELEKLLPEFWTLPTGTRAPVDYSEPKAPALEARLQELLGETQTPRILEGSLPLTLRLLSPAGRPLAVTRDLVNFWQAIYPEVRKEMRGRYPKHYWPEDPLSARPTQKSKKAMDRQGL
- a CDS encoding MBL fold metallo-hydrolase: MKLTILFDNVPFREDMQPLWGFACWVEDEGKAPWLFDTGSNGRVLLANAQKAGADLSRAAALVISHPHWDHVGGIDSVLEINSGLHLYLPESLSKHWIEDLEKMSGGVTVVGEEPQPLFDGVVSTGIMSEVGEQAAIIHSDKGPVVLTGCAHPGIVEIVARATELCKEPLALLMGGFHLFRSDEEEIAEVIEGLIALGVRQVCPTHCTGERATAMFREAFGEDCLRGGVGAVVEL
- a CDS encoding DUF434 domain-containing protein, with translation MRKHRGPAPEDVLFRDASRLKRLREAVADLSWLLRRGYSAKAASELVGNRYQLNARERLALSHASWDRSDRPGQVAPEELKGSRVCIDGFNLLITLETALGGGVLIRGVDGRIRDLAAVHGNYALRAETEEAIRLSLETLQELGVKESLWYFDRPVSNSGRLAALVRSIAEELGVKAEARAVDRVDSLLKHCDGIVVTADAAILDSGVRWFDLAGYLIAGKIPGAWIVDLGKGVGRE
- a CDS encoding class I SAM-dependent methyltransferase, translating into MAKIGPFEEHTEAYEEWFEKHPDLYRWEIEAIRELLPPFEKGVEIGIGTGRFALPLGIKFGIEPSPRMAALAGKKGLEVTPGTAEEIPLPDESVDFVLMVTTICFVDDPLKALKEIHRILRPGGWVIVGFVDRDTPLGRFYLKHRNESRFYAPATFFSADEVAELLRRAGFSELKAVQTLFGPRLDEMEGGVKPGYGEGAFVVIRGRKE